The DNA region ATCCACTCCAAGATAGGCCTTGTGCAGCATTCTAAATGGTCTGGAATAATAAGGTGTCTTATCAAAAACTCTGCATTATAGTGGTTCTTCGCTAAGAGAAAGTTCCTCGTTATAATTTCCCAATATTTTGGAGCTTTTGAATACCTCAATGCACAATCGTTATTTCCCCACTTAAAATCCCCGAGATAAACGTCAACCACTCCATCCAAAAGTTTCATTGCTTTCTCGCTCATATACATGTTGGAATTCCACACTACGGGAATTGGCACTTTGACATGGCGGAGTGCCTGAAGGATGAAGGGCAGGTTTGGAGTAGGTTCGCCTCCAACGAAGTTCACATTTTTAGCTCCCCTTGCATAGGCAACCATTATCTTATTTGCCAGCTCTTTAGGGGTATGGTGAACTCCAACGCGGTGCTGGCTTATGTCCCAGTTCTGGCAGAAAACACAGCGGAAGTTGCACCCGCTGAAGAAAATCGTATAAGAAGGGACTAGTTCAGGTTCTTCACCTAAGTGCAAGAAATCGCTTGCAATTAAGCTCTCTTTAACACGACAGTAGCCAATGCTCTCTTTTCTATTTACATGACATTTAACCTCACAGAGCTCACACTTCTCGAGGATTCTATCCGCTATTAGTGCTTTCAAGTCAAGGAGGCTCTTTTTGGGAGCTTCGCTGAAGTCATCATTTCTAAGCTTCTCCATGCCCTCTTCATGGGCCTCCCAAAGCTCCTCAAGAGAAGCATTCTCATCAAAGTTGACTTCAACTTTTCGTGCATAAAAGAAGTTCGGCTTTTCATCTCCCTTGATGATTGAGAAGTAGTGGGGCAAAGCCTGTTTGGCTTTTTTAATCTCTTCAATATCAACACGCTTGAACCACATAGGCATCAATAGAAATTAGGTTATCTCCTAAAAATCGTTTTTGGCTTGGCATCATTGCAACGGACCGTTCAGATATTGTTCGATTTTGAGCATTAGGGACTGTAAACTATTCGCCATGCCCATTTTAAATCATTAAATCCTTCGAAAATTTTTGATAAACAGAAAAACTTATTTGGGCAAATCTCGTTAAATGATAGTGTTTTCGCAAATTAGGAGGGTTAAAACGTTTTGTGAACTCAAAGCTTTTATAGAATTTCATCTCTATGAAATACGGTGGTTTCTATGAAAGGCTGGTGGGGAAGAATTTTAAGAGTCGACTTAACTAACAACAAAGTTTGGGTGCAGGAGTATTCTCCCGATGTAGCACAGCTCTTCATCGGTGGTAGGGGTTTAGCTGCGAAGATTCTATGGGATGAAGCAAAGGGTGTTGATCCATTAGGCCCAGATAACAAGCTCATATTTGCTGCTGGTCCATTCAACGGACTTCCAACCCCAAGCGGTGGTAAATTAGTTGTTGCCGCTAAGAGCCCACTCACCGGCGGTTATGGTGATGGTAACCTTGGTACAATGGCTACTGTTCACTTAAGGAAAGCCGGTTACGATGCCATCGTTGTTGAGGGTCAAGCTAAGAAGCCCGTCTATCTTTATATCGAGAATGATAACGTTAGCATTTTGAGCGCCGATGGTCTTTGGGGCCTCGATACCTTTGAAACCGAGCGCAAATTAAAGGAAATACACGGTAAAAACGTCGGTATTTTAAGCATAGGACCGGGTGGAGAGAATCTAGTTAGATACGCCGTTGTTATGTCTCAAGAGGGAAGAGCTGCGGGAAGGCCCGGTATGGGTGCGGTAATGGGAAGTAAAAAGCTCAAAGCCGTCGTAATTAGAGGAACGAAGGAAATCCCAGTTGCAGATAAGAAGAAGCTTATGGAGCTCTCAAAGGAGGCTTATGATAAGATTCAATCCTCCCCAGCATACGGCTTCTGGCACAGACAAGGGACAATGGCTGCTGTTGAGTGGACAAACGAGAACAGTGCTTTACCAACGTGCAACTTTAAAGATGGAACATTTGAGTTCGCAAGGAGCATAGATGGATACACCATGGAGGGAATGAAGGTAAAGCAGAGGGGATGTCCCTATTGTAACATGCCCTGTGGAAACGTCGTCCTCGACGCTGAAGGTGGAGAGAGCGAGCTCGACTACGAGAACGTTGCACTTCTCGGCTCAAACCTCGGAATTGGAAAGCTCAATGAAGTTTCCGTCCTCAACAGGCTCGCCGACATGTACGGCCTCGACACAATCTCTCTCGGTGTCTCCATAAGCTTCGTGATGGAAGCTGTTGAGAGGGGACTCCTCAAAGAAGGCCCAACCTTCGGAGACTTCAAAGGAGCGAGACAGCTCGTCGAGGATATTGCTCACAGGAGGGGAGAGCTTGGCAATTTTGCCGCTGAAGGTGTCATGAGAATGGCCCAAAAACTCGGCGATGACAGCTTCGCCATGCACGCCAAGGGACTTGAGGTCAGCGGTTACAACAGCTACATATATCCAGCTATGGCCTTGGCATTTGCCACCAGCTCCATCGGTGCCCACCACAAGGAGGCATGGGTTATAGCATGGGAAATTGGAAGCGCGCCGATTGAGGGTGAGCAGACCAAGAAGGTTGAGTACAAGATTACCTACGACCCAGAGAAAGCAGCAAAGGTCATAGAGCTCCAGCGCCTCAGGGGTGGTCTCTTCGAGATGCTCACCGCTTGTAGGCTACCATGGGTTGAAGTGGGATTAAGCCTTGACTACTATCCAAAGCTCCTAGAGGCAATAACAGGCGTCAAATACACATGGGACGACCTCTATAAAGCAGCTGATAGAGTTTACGCCCTCATAAGGGCTTACTGGATTAGGGAGTTCAACGGCGAATGGGACAGGAAGAAGGACTATCCACCGAAGAGGTGGTTCATCGAGGGTCTTAAGAGCGGAAAGTACAAGGGAATG from Palaeococcus pacificus DY20341 includes:
- the for gene encoding tungsten-containing formaldehyde ferredoxin oxidoreductase, whose protein sequence is MKGWWGRILRVDLTNNKVWVQEYSPDVAQLFIGGRGLAAKILWDEAKGVDPLGPDNKLIFAAGPFNGLPTPSGGKLVVAAKSPLTGGYGDGNLGTMATVHLRKAGYDAIVVEGQAKKPVYLYIENDNVSILSADGLWGLDTFETERKLKEIHGKNVGILSIGPGGENLVRYAVVMSQEGRAAGRPGMGAVMGSKKLKAVVIRGTKEIPVADKKKLMELSKEAYDKIQSSPAYGFWHRQGTMAAVEWTNENSALPTCNFKDGTFEFARSIDGYTMEGMKVKQRGCPYCNMPCGNVVLDAEGGESELDYENVALLGSNLGIGKLNEVSVLNRLADMYGLDTISLGVSISFVMEAVERGLLKEGPTFGDFKGARQLVEDIAHRRGELGNFAAEGVMRMAQKLGDDSFAMHAKGLEVSGYNSYIYPAMALAFATSSIGAHHKEAWVIAWEIGSAPIEGEQTKKVEYKITYDPEKAAKVIELQRLRGGLFEMLTACRLPWVEVGLSLDYYPKLLEAITGVKYTWDDLYKAADRVYALIRAYWIREFNGEWDRKKDYPPKRWFIEGLKSGKYKGMHLEEDKYDALLSEYYKLRGWDERGIPKKETLKELSLEDVVPELEKVTKLE
- a CDS encoding radical SAM protein, which encodes MPMWFKRVDIEEIKKAKQALPHYFSIIKGDEKPNFFYARKVEVNFDENASLEELWEAHEEGMEKLRNDDFSEAPKKSLLDLKALIADRILEKCELCEVKCHVNRKESIGYCRVKESLIASDFLHLGEEPELVPSYTIFFSGCNFRCVFCQNWDISQHRVGVHHTPKELANKIMVAYARGAKNVNFVGGEPTPNLPFILQALRHVKVPIPVVWNSNMYMSEKAMKLLDGVVDVYLGDFKWGNNDCALRYSKAPKYWEIITRNFLLAKNHYNAEFLIRHLIIPDHLECCTRPILEWISKNLGKEVRVNVMFQYHPDYKAREYKELNRALTYEEMLKAAELVREFELKNTMVG